The genomic interval TAGGCAATATGTCAGCTGATGTCTTATTAAATCTTATGGTTTTCCCCAACGATGAATTTTCATGTCAACGTATCATCCACTCCGGCAGATAAAATTAACTGAACGGTtattaggtttaacataggtctACTAGTGTGTGCCTGGAAAGGTTGATACGGTAATCAGGAACAAAGCTATAGAACATCCGAACAAAACAGCCctagactcggtttgactaagCCTGATGAAATTTGAAAAGCAATTAACGCCTCATCCCCCAGCACCTGTTTGGTCGGAAACTATTTTACAACGAAAttatcccaaaggatcagaaataaTAACACTACGCCCAGTAAAGGGTACCTTTTTTACAGTCTCAACGATTGCAATGCTGTTTTGGTAGTTATTCATATCATAAAGAAGCAAACTCTTTTACGAAGAAACCGTAAGGACCAGGGATAATAACCATGCTTCAACCATGTTCTAAAAGCTTTCCATACAACCCATCAtttctgttgtgatagttaataaaatcattCTGAAGCGTCCAAGTAAAATGACAGCAGATTCGAGTGATGAGATGTACAACACCCCTCATGAACTGAGCGGAAGTCATATACTAAATTTTGTTTTAGGGTACCAAAATGGTGATTTTCGAGGTCTTTTTCTGTCACTCTAGACATCACAATATGGTAATAATCCATGTTAAAACAAATGCATGTATATACAATTGTTATTGTGATCTTGAAATATAACAgtagtttttattattttctagtTATCATTCTCGATCGTGTAACGACAGCAACAATGCTTCATAAAAACGTATGCTAACCTATAGGAACCACTAGTATATACAAATTTCACTTCGTGGCGTTATGTCTTTGTACAATCAAACAGCTACGATGAGTTTTTATGAAACCTaattaaatgtgtgtgtgtgcgcgcgcgcgcgcgtgcgtgcgtgcgtgcgtgtgtgtgttttttttttcaattctgaagTTATTACACTGGTTGCGTTGAAAAATCCGTCAAAAGAATTTATTACTTATTGTGACATTTGATTAAATAAATCATCTGCACTAGTATATTAGGTtaattataatagtagctcgatctgtgatgctgtattcggctcgagtggatttttgccagatcggatctcacgaggcgtgcaaaatccacgaaagccgaatacaaaatcccagactAGAGTCTAGCTACTGCTATAATGACCCTTTAATTATATACCTccaccattttgtttgttgttttgtttatctGGACATTAATGAAAGTACTCCAGCAACATACactacaaaaggtacaatacggattttttttctgcttgttcatattcacttgtgaaatacaagccgattttttacagaatgtatataggtatataataaagtaacATTACATGCTGTTTGTAAGTCACTTTCGAGCTGTCCTGCTGGCAAGAAACAGTGATATTGCATTTCACGGTATAGGTTAGGAAATGTAATTATACCTCCTACGAATCTTGTGAAGTTAAAGGTATGTAaatatgataatgttatttttaatggtAACGGAGTGCAGTGTTTACAGTTTCGAATAAAATCTAGAATTTAACCTTTGCTGTATATACGATGTGAAAATCGCCACATATGTCTTGACCTTTATCAGTTTGTTCCAGTTTGGTTACATATAAATTCAGTCCGAATTTTGTAGTGACCAAATGTGTGCAACATACTTTTATTCcatttatatacaaataacaATATTCATCGGCTGATAACAATGATCGTTCAAAACATAATAATAGTATTTGGACTGTGCTGTTTCAGGACGAGTTTCGCAGGTGAAATCTCTCTCCAGACCCGTCTTGGGACAGTTATTGGTAGACAGGTTCAAACTTCATTTAATGGGAAGACTGGGATAGTTAATACATTTCATGGAATTCCATATGCCGAGCCGCCTACGGGTAACAGAAGATTCAGGAAACCCGTGCCAAAAGCGAACCTTCAGAGCCCATACAACGCCTCTGATTTCGGTCCTGCTTGTCCCCAGGACTTGTTCATGATGATGGGATGGGTCCCTGGATACCCGTATGTGGACGAAGATTGTCTTTCTTTGAATGTGTTCACACCAGAACATGCAAAGTCACCTGGTAGCCATGGAAATTATGCTGTGATGGTATGGATCTATGGTGGAGCATACGTGATTGGCCAGAGCAAAATGTATTCTGGAGAAAATTTAACACTTGTTGGGGATGTAATTGTAGTGACGGTAAATTACAGAATAACTTCCCTAGGATTTCTCAGTACAGGGAGTAGCAAGTACCCCGGAAATGCGGGATTATGGGATCAGCAATTGGCAATCAAATGGGTTCATGACAATATCGCCGACTTCGGAGGGGATCCAAACCGCGTTACTATATTTGGAGAGTCTGCAGGGGGTTCAAGCGTTCTCTTTCAGGCATTATATCCAGGAAACAAAGGTCTTTTTCAGCGTCTTATCACAGAAAGTGGCAGCCCATTGTGCCCCTGGGCTTACCAACCAAATCCAAAGAAATACGCAAGAATGTTGGCTGATAAACTCGGCTGTACAGATCCTGATCTTGACCTTGCTGTGGATTGTTTGCAGCACCTTGACGCTATGGCTGTTGTTAACAACAGTCGCGTGGGGTCTCAGGATGACACTGTATTTAGGGCTGAATGGGTTCCAAACTATGACAATGACTTCATTAGACGTTCTCAAGATCAGATGTTTGTTTCTGGAATCGATATGTTTAAAGACTTGGATTATATGGCTGGCGTTAACAACAATGATGGTGCATTTGTAACATTGTTAGCGATACAACCATATATGGTCAGCCAGATTAACAAAAGCTTTAGCCAAGGTATACCTAGAGACTTTTTCAATAACTTTTATATCCCAATGTATTTCAATGATTACCGAGGAAACACTAGTAAACTGATTAAGGATATGGTAGCATTTGTGTACACAGACTGGAGAGATTTACATAATGACAATTACACAAGACAGAAATTCTTAGAATTTTCTGGTGACTATAATTTCTTTATGCCGATTTTATCTAGTATAAGAGCGCATGCTCATACTCCAGCAAAGTCTAAATCGTTTCTGTACGAGTTCCACGTGCGGGCTACTTTCAACAAATCCCCGGCATGGGTACAGGGAGCCAACCACGGAGATGAGTTACCGTTCGTTTTTGGTTTTCCGGATTTGATGGCGGATGGAATGGGATTCCGAAATAATGTTccggacaatgaaaaacaaatttccaCAAATATGATGATAATGTGGAGTAACTTTGCCAAAACAGGGTAAGGTTTGCTAAGCGATTGCGTTCGAAATATCATTTATACAGCTGAGCTCTGCTTAAGTTAAAGATGTCCATTTTTTCTTGGTTATAAGTAGATCGGTCTTTATATGAAATGGTTATCGTTTTATACAAATATActtcaatatttcattgtttcttgtttaaatacTCCTGAAATAGTACTTGGAAATTACTGGAACTAATCACGAATCAGATAACTTGCGGCATCTATAAACAATCGGAACTACGTGGAAATATTTCTTTCTACTTTCTGTATtcttcattgtcatttttgaacTTTCTTGTCCGTGCAGAAATTAAAAGGATCTTGTCCGTGCAGAAATTAAAAGgaatcatattttgaaaataaagctGTTGTTTGCTACATGTTTTTCATTCGAGAGATTTCCATTGCAGTTAATAAGAATTTCGAAGATATTTTTAAGTATTCGTACATGGTATGCTTTTGTACAATTTCAGAAACCCAAATTTTCCAGTCACCGTCCCAGAGTCTATAGTTTGGCCAGAGTACAATCTCGAAACTAAACGCTTCCTGATGATTGATGAGAACAAATCGTCTGTCTCACAAAACCTATTTGGTGCCAGAGCCTCGTTTTGGCTTGAACTCGAACCACAGATGCATGCTCTTGAAATGACAGATTCAAATGTTCATCACGAAACGGGTTTAGGTATACCTATTATAGTTGGATGAATCTTCGAGCTGTGGGCAATTTAACATTATGTATAATcacaaaatacatgttatttaGGAACATTACTTCACGAAAATAGTAATTTAGTAATTTTATAGAAGCAGAAAGTTCCGAGACAATTACTGGTAAAACAGAATACATGTATTGTAATCAGTATTAAAATGACAAGCTTGTGTATGGCATTTTCTGTGTGCATGTACATATGCAAAAACCGTAAGCATATACAAGAATGTTTTTTCTGTATCATTGTTGTCATCTTTAAATGCCAGTTTCATCCTGATGCTACTCTTTCAATGGTTGTCgtagaataaagaataaaacaaaaacagtctCCTTTTCTGTACTTTATCAGTCTGACAATGACACGCAACTGACCTTTTTCATATCGAGTTTTGAGTTATCAATTAACAAAATACAGACACTATTTCATTCTTAATATCTTCTCTCTCAGGGTTTGAATTTGACCAATATGGCCAAAGTTTACGATATTGCATATTGTTTCTTGTAATAAAACTCCAAAACAAAGGAGTCATAGAAGCCACGATGCGATTACTATGATCTGTGTTTCAAACTTTTATTCCATCCTATCTTCAAACATGAAGTCCGCTGGGCAAGTTAAGCGTGGACATAAACAACTGTTTATCTGATGTTTTCAGCATTTTTGTGCTTCACACTCTTGATCCATCATACAAAAAAGACTGTGTCGCACATACATGTATCTCCAAATTCTGTGTATGTACCTGGGCGGTTCTGTTTGGGAAGACAGTTAAGAATAACAGACCTACATGTATCGCTGtctacaaaatgtaaaacaaagaaatacaagATTGATGTCAACGTTATTTGACACCTTCCCCCGTGCCCTGAAAACGCTTGATAGAATATAATATCAAGtcatacaagagggtcatgatgaccctagatcgctcacctgagtttcataGCTTAAACATATTAGAGAAtgtgcaactttggaagaggaccataatATAGTCCAGGTGTTGATACAATGCAGTTCCAGAGAAAGTAGAAGTGTATTACATGAATTAGTGTGCcagatgacaaacagttcaaTTACTATATGCTAAATAGGTACTGGCAGAAAAAAACCCAGACAACTGCAGCAGGCCGAGTGTGTTTTGGAATGTCTCTTTAAAATGGTTATATGTATCCAGCATGCCAAGAAcctgtttaaagatatttctatatttagctctaaaATGGGGTCAGATGCCACCATTTGAACATGTTTgcaagaggaccttacaatgacgcTACATACCtaatttggtgaaaatccatcgAGACATTCATAAGAAAggtttgtttaaaggtatttcttttttagctTTAACTTCCTCTAAAAGAAGCCAAGTGCATGCATTTGAACAAAAtcgggagaggaccttacaatgatgctaaagacaaagtttgatgaagatccatcaaatgtTTCATGAGAAAAactcatttaaatgtatttctacttttagctctagagGCCCAAAAAGGGATCAAGCAAGCACATCTGGACAACATTGGGAgcggaccttacaatgatgctactgaccaagtttaatgaagaacCATTACATATTTCATGAGAAAAActtctttaaaggtatttctatttttagccctagtgGCCCTTAAAAGGAGTCAAGCATTCATATCTAACAAAACTGGGAGTGGACCTTACAATGAAGTTACTGACCAAGTtaaatgaagatccatctagcagttcatacggagttgtttaaaggtatacatatttttagctctagtggcccttaaaaAGGGTCAAGCCCTCCACTTGAATAAAAGTGATAGAGGACataataatgatgctacagaccaaatttgatgaagatctatcaagcgatTTATgtaaagaagtcatttaaaggcatttctggTTTTACCTGAAGAGGCCCCATAAAAGGGTCAAGCGCCTTCATTTCAGTAGCTGTGAGATTGAACCTTATATTGATGCTataaacaaagtttgatgaatatctatTACACAATTCAtgaggtttttctaattttagctcaagCAGCCTCTTCAAGGGGCCAACTGCCCAAATTTAAACACATTTGagggaggaccttataatgatgctacagaaaaAGTTAGATGACGATCCATAAAGCAGTTCATGCAAGAAGccattatttttaaagttttttttttatttttagctctggcggccccctAACAATAATTTGAAAGAACTTGATAGAAGACCTTGCAAGGATGCTACGGACCAAGTTTGATGCAATTctgacaagtagtttcagaggagatgtcatctgaagaaaagtgtggatagATGGACAACAGACATatggacagtgagtgatcacaatagctcaccactttgtgctcaggtggaATTAAAGTGCAGTCAATATGCACATGTCCATTTCACGCTAATGAAGCATACctagtttcatttgaactggctGAGAACTGCCGAGTTCTGTACACAAGAATCGTTACCGACAAacataaaaacagtaaaaacactATATGCCTTCCAGGATTGTTTACACCTGTAGCATTAAAATGAAGTATATAGGATTTCGTGTACGAATGCATCTTAAGTATCAGTGCACCCATTTGAAAGCTGTTTGGACAACACCTTAAAACTCTGATGGCCATTTACTGCATGACAATGGCCAGTGATTTTGTTAGCCAGTGTAAATGCGCTTCATTTTTCAGCTCAAGTCTAACTGAAATTTTTTGGTAGTGGTTGTGGTTTGTTAATAGACTTGTTTTCTGCTAACAATCATTTTCAAATGAGTCAGTTTGTAGCAGACTTATGGCCCTTGCACAACCTTCGTGTTTCTCAAATTTCAGGTATTTTAAACCATATAATATATACTTACGCTTGGTCTCTAAAGGCATTTTTTCACATGTAGCTGCAAATTAAGCATCAACAAATTCAATGTCAAGTTTCCATAGAACTGTTTTTATCGAACATTATTGCtgttactttttttaattcaGGGAAGTGTAATATGCAACATAGTTGTTGCTCTCCTTTATACACATGTATGTATATTGCAAATGATAACAGCTACAGATTGTTATTGTAATCATTAATGTGATATCATTAATAGTAGCGAGGACTAGGACTACTGTTTGCGGATGTTGTGATTGTCAATCAACAACACTTCATTCCCcaggaaaaacaaaatttaaattttgactaattcatgtttatgaaaataaagttattttttatcgtgcattattttgtttttataaaagcaggaatgttatagaacattataATGTTGAATATGCACCTTCTCTTATAAACCTTAAATCATGAATGATACCAAATGCTAGGACAGggtgaaaaagaaattctaacaCGTTTATATAATAATTGAGATGTGTTTTATTGAAAAAGTATGGAGAAATATTCATTGCCAGCACTACAATGAAGACATACAACAAGAGTGATGCTAAATAACCTGCTGTAACACTCACAAGTTCTTAAATATAGTAGAAACTGTCAGGTAATATGTAAGTTCAACTTTCAGTTTTAAACAGCCTATAGATTTTTTTCGGCATTTATGAAACTGCATCTGTGATAGAGAGAGAGACTAGaagtaatatttcatttcaaactgtCAAAGAATTCATAATTAATTTTAACTTGACTCAAAGGTCATTTACATGGTACTTGCTGTGTAAAGGAAAGGAAGGAGTACATCATACTCTGTAACTCGTGGTTTATGCATTTATTTCCCTCTAACATTGCTTTTACATAATGGaaacttttgtttgaaaaaaCACGGACAGAGATGAAATAGGAACAGTCACAAGACACACAGAGTCTACTATTGTTTTGCCTGGCTGTGGCCTATGCTGCCACACAATCTTTTCATTACTGTTGGTAGATGTTGGATTACTGGATAGGAAGAAAATGGGCGAGACTCTAGATAGCcagtttgaacatattttgttcatttataaactAGATAACATCAGTGTTACACGAGCTCGATGCTGAAGACCTTGTAACATTCAAAACACTTCATACACACAGACAGAACTTCACTTCATGAATTTTTTTAATCAGTCATGCCATTTATAGAATTATTAGGATTTTCTTATTTTCTAGAATTCCTGTTCCCCAAGAAAATAATATTCAATGGCTTCCTTGATACTTTCACATATGGATTTTCATTCTCCAGAAATCAAAAATAACTGCTAATCAAAATCTCCTTGTGGGGCCTGTACTCCcaactttacaaaaatatgaaatcgTATACCCCATCAAATTAGTtataaataaagtttataaaaacGTAATGTACCATGTAAACAGCCCTTGAAACAAAAAGTTCTACCAAACCAAACAATGTGTGGTGAACAGTTTCATGTACATAAAACTTGTGGCTTTTACAACAGTTTATAAACTGGAGGTAAAATTTCCAAAAAACAAGACAACACCTATAGTTGGAACACAAGTCAATCTTGAGAAAAATTGAAGGAGTTAAAAACAGACAAACATGTAATCTAccacataaagaaaatatatagaaaaacttGTATTGTTCTATATATATTAACATAGACAGAGAACATTTGAAAAGTATTCTCTTAAGTTTATAACAGTAATGAATATAATTCtcaaatatatatagatatatatatatataattttataattatatagctCTCCCAAATCATACTGGAAGAGTAATGTAAATATGCAAAAACgagaagaaaaataaacatttctttcaaattaCACCTCACAAACAACATTCAAGGAAAATAGTTGGCttttgcttaaaatgaaaaacatattttgtagaaattacTGGTACCAAACCAGAATGCAAATATTATCAATGCAGTTTAAGGAGAAAATTTATACTAACAATAACAAAGACCTTCAAGCATTTTcaacaaacaacattttagaCAATTTCAATTTCACCCATACAATTCAAAGACTATATAGGATAGGTATCAACCTATCATCATCAAGATAACAGCTTCTAAACCTACTCTTTCTCACTTTCTTTGCACACTCTGTATTGCAGATTAACTATAAAAGTGCCCGTACTGAATTTCTTTGGTGAaaaccattttctatttttaataacaGTGAACAAAACCGGAGTGACCCTTTAGTGACCCCAAATACATTccttatcttgataaaatctatctAAACATCTAGTTTGGTGACAACAGGTGTATCTAACTAAAGATACTGTGCAgaaacaatttttctattttcagtttcagtgacCTTGATACCGACAGCCCAAAATGCAATCCAAATTGTCATCCCCACATATTAGCTACCTACAAACTAAGCTTCACCAGCATACCTTATTCCTAACTGAAGTTATTGAACagaaatcatttttctatttttagtaaaagtGAGCTTGACCTAGACCCCAGCAACCCAAAATACAATCCTAAATTTCATCTCTACACAGTCATACTATCTACATAACATGTTTCATTactatatgaccttgacctcgactAAAGTGACCTCAAACAGCATCCAGAGTTTCGTGACAATAGGTGTCCCAAACTGAAGTAGATGAGCAGAAGTTGTTTTTCTGTTTCTacttacagtgaccttgactttcattAATGTGACACTAAATATTATTCT from Mercenaria mercenaria strain notata chromosome 2, MADL_Memer_1, whole genome shotgun sequence carries:
- the LOC128549666 gene encoding cholinesterase 1-like, with the protein product MTADSSDEMTSFAGEISLQTRLGTVIGRQVQTSFNGKTGIVNTFHGIPYAEPPTGNRRFRKPVPKANLQSPYNASDFGPACPQDLFMMMGWVPGYPYVDEDCLSLNVFTPEHAKSPGSHGNYAVMVWIYGGAYVIGQSKMYSGENLTLVGDVIVVTVNYRITSLGFLSTGSSKYPGNAGLWDQQLAIKWVHDNIADFGGDPNRVTIFGESAGGSSVLFQALYPGNKGLFQRLITESGSPLCPWAYQPNPKKYARMLADKLGCTDPDLDLAVDCLQHLDAMAVVNNSRVGSQDDTVFRAEWVPNYDNDFIRRSQDQMFVSGIDMFKDLDYMAGVNNNDGAFVTLLAIQPYMVSQINKSFSQGIPRDFFNNFYIPMYFNDYRGNTSKLIKDMVAFVYTDWRDLHNDNYTRQKFLEFSGDYNFFMPILSSIRAHAHTPAKSKSFLYEFHVRATFNKSPAWVQGANHGDELPFVFGFPDLMADGMGFRNNVPDNEKQISTNMMIMWSNFAKTGNPNFPVTVPESIVWPEYNLETKRFLMIDENKSSVSQNLFGARASFWLELEPQMHALEMTDSNVHHETGLGIPIIVG